The Sinorhizobium fredii genome contains the following window.
GACCATTGGCGCGGTTACCGCATTCTTGGCATTGTGGCCGCCTTCTGCTGCGACGGGCGCAGCCATCGACGCGGGTGCAGCGGCAACGGCCGCCGGGAGCTGATAGCTGGGCATTGCCGCCATGGGCATGGCGACAGGCGTGCCGTTTCGCGAGACGCGGATGCGCAGATCGTCCTGTTCCACTTCGATCTCGGTCAGGTCGGTATCCTTGAGGATATTGGCGAGATCGCGGATCAGCGCCTGATCGATACCGGGTTTCTTGTCAGCCATGGGATATGAGCCTCGTGTACTTCTTATTTCGACGTGTTTGTCAGGTTCTTTAGCGCATGCAGCGCCAGAATGTAACTCTGCGCGCCGAAGCCGCAGATCACGCCCTTGACGGCCGGCGCAATCATCGACTTGTGGCGGAATTCCTCGCGCGCATGAATGTTGGAAAGATGCAATTCGACGACGGGGACGGTGATGGCACGAATGGCATCGTGCATGGCAATCGACGTGTGCCCGTAGGCGGCCGGATTGATGGCGACGCCGGCGGCCTTTTCGCCGGCCTCGTGCAGCCAGTCGACCAGCACGCCTTCGATGTTGGATTGGCGGAAATCGACGTCGAAGCCCAGGAGCTTCCCCTCCGCTTTGCACATCGCCTCGATATCGGCCAGGGTCTGGCCGCCGTAGATGCCTGGTTCGCGCTTGCCGAGGGCATTCAGGTTTGGGCCGTTCAGCACAAAAATCGTCGAGGGCATAAGGGATTCCGGTCCGATGATGGGAGGGTTACCTATAGACCGATGGTTCGGCGAGGGAAAGCCCCCCGGTCTCCCGGGGGATTTGTCCACAAGTCATAGGCGGATGGGAAAG
Protein-coding sequences here:
- the accB gene encoding acetyl-CoA carboxylase biotin carboxyl carrier protein, with protein sequence MADKKPGIDQALIRDLANILKDTDLTEIEVEQDDLRIRVSRNGTPVAMPMAAMPSYQLPAAVAAAPASMAAPVAAEGGHNAKNAVTAPMVGTAYLAPAPGARPFIEVGATVKEGQTILIIEAMKTMNQIPAPRSGKVTEILVQDAAPVEFGEPLIVIE
- the aroQ gene encoding type II 3-dehydroquinate dehydratase; translation: MPSTIFVLNGPNLNALGKREPGIYGGQTLADIEAMCKAEGKLLGFDVDFRQSNIEGVLVDWLHEAGEKAAGVAINPAAYGHTSIAMHDAIRAITVPVVELHLSNIHAREEFRHKSMIAPAVKGVICGFGAQSYILALHALKNLTNTSK